The following is a genomic window from Geoalkalibacter halelectricus.
TCTGACTTCGCCCTGGCTAAGCGGCGTTCTCGTACCGCCGGCCGAGGGCGGCGTGCTCTGGGAAGTTGCCCGCGGCTGCCCCTTTGCCTGCGACTTCTGCTTCGACAGCCGCGGCAGCAACCGCATCCGTCCCCTGCCCTGGCCGCGCCTGGAAGCCGAGCTCGAGCTGTTCGTGCGCAGCCGTGTCGCGCAAATCTGGATCCTCGATTCGACCTTCAATTATCCCCCCGAGCGGGGCAAGAAGCTTCTGCGCCTACTCGCGGCCAAAGCGCCGCATATCCACTTCCACCTCGAAGCCAAGGCCGAATATCTCGATCGCGAGAGCGCCAAGCTGCTCGGCGCTATATCCTGCTCGGTGCAAGTCGGCCTGCAGTCGGCCCATCCGCGGGTGCTCAAGAACATCCACCGCGCCGCGGATCCCGAGGATTTCAAAAGCAAGATCCATCTGCTCGCCGCCGAAGGCGTCACCTACGGCCTCGACCTGATCTACGGCTTGCCCGGCGACAGCCTCGCCGGCTTCGGCGCCAGCCTCGATTACGCCCTGGATCTGCGCCCCAACCATCTCGACATCTTTCCCCTCGCGGTTTTGCCCGGCACCGTGCTGCACCGCGAACGCGAGCGCCTCGGACTGCAATGCGGCGCCGAGCCTCCCTATGAAATCATCGCCTCACCGAGCTTCAGCGGCCAAGACTTGCAACGTGCGCGGTTGCTGGCCGCGGCAGCCGACATTTTCTACAATCGCGGCCGCGCCGTGGGATTTTTCACTCCCCTGTGCCGCGGCGCCGGCATGAGCGCCCTGGGGCTGCTGGAAGAATTCCTCCATTGGCTGCAAACCGAAAAGCGCTTCGACGAGGCGCAGCTTCTCGCCACCGAGCAGTGGCAACCACGCGCCATCCGCGATCTGCACATGGAGTTCACTCCCCATCTGCTCAACAAAGTCGGCCGCAGCCATCTGCTGCCCGCGGCCAGGGATCTCATCCGCTACCACTACCACTACGCCGAAGCCCTGCTCGGGCCCGAAACCCTGCCCGTCGAAAGTGAACAGTTACGCGGCCGCGACCTCTGGACCACCCCCTGGCGCCTCAATCCGGCGGTGCGTCTGGTGCGTTTTCGCTACGAAATCATCGACCTGCTGCAGGTGGAAGAGATGGATCTCGAACAGTTCACCAACCTGTTTCGACCGGTGGGCTCGGCCGCCTTGTTCATCCGGCGCGGCTCCGAGGTATATTGCGAATCCCTGGAGGAGGACTTCGCCAAGCTTCTGCACGGCAGTGACGGCAGCCACTCGCCTCGGGAGATTTTCGCCGGCAGCATCAACCGGCGCGAAGGGGAGGAATTTGTGGAATTCGCGGTGACCGAGGGGATTCTGCTGCCGCCCGCGGAATCGGGATAGGGGGGCGGTCAGGCTCTCTGACCGCTCCCCTCCCACACCACCCGGCATGCGGGTCCGCACCGGGCGGTTCGAGAAGTTGAGGTTATGAGAGCCGGGGAACACCGATCCGGTCAAAAACCCCGGCCCGGCTACGCCGGTCCGGCACTCCGGCTGGCGGCATAACCATGAAGGCTTTCCACCTTATTTCCGCCGCCCCCCTGTCCGAACATCGGTGCCAGCTCTCATTCCCCCTGTGACGCCGCCGGAGTGCAGCGGAGGGCTTGCGGAAACAAACCGGCAAATGTTTGAGGCGGCAGCCGAGTTTTTGCCGGTTCCACAAACCTGTAGCGGAGCGCAGGGAACCCACCGCCGCGATAGCGGCGGCGGGCAAGGAGGCGGGGGCGTCCTTTTTGTCCAGCTTTTTGGACGCGCAAAAAGCTGGGCGGCGCGCGGGGCCGCAACCCTGCGGTTTTTTCTGTCTGCAACCCTGCTAAGCCCTAAAAACTCAAAAAATCAAGGACGTCCCCATTTTGTTTGTGCCAGCTTCGAAGCACCTTGATCTTCCCCCTGTGACGCCGCCGGAGTGCAGCGGAGACAACCCACCGGCGCGATAGCGGCGGCGGGCAAGGAGGCGGGGGCGTCCTTTTTGTCCAGGTTTTTGGACGCTCAAAAAGCTGGGCGGCGTGCGGGGCCGCTACCCTGCGGTTTTTGATATGAAGTGGAAAAATCCTATCCTAGCTGGAAGCCGAGGAGAGCTCCTCATGTCCCTTAAAATCCTGAAAGTCGGCATCATGTCGCGCGATAAGTTTAAGTAAAGAACCTTGGCCATTGCGCGTGGCACTTTCCATCCCCCGGCCGACGAACCGAAAGTCTGGTTCGAATCGTTGCGCTCCTTTGCCGAAGTACTGAACGAGGACAACCAGGAACTACTCCGCCTGATCCTGGAAAAGCAACCGCAATCCCTCCAGGAGCTTGAAGCTGCAAGCGGGCGCCGCAGCAGCAACCTGTCGCGCACTTTGCGCACCATGGAGCAATACGGGTTGGTTGAGCTAATCAAGGACAAACGCTCCGTTCGGCCGGTAGTCAAAGCGACGGACATCCGGCTGGATATCCGCCTGCACCGTTCGAGCGCGGCCTGATCGCACTGGTGGTTTTTGGGATCATCTCATCTTCCCCTGCCGCTGTACTGGCGAAGCGCTTTGGCGTCCACTCAAATGAAGATCCCCGGCGGGACGCAACCCGCCGACCCTGACCTTCTCCCCTGATTCGCCCAAATCACCCCCTCCCACATTTCTGGCCCTCCTCTTGCACAAACTCCATGAAGAAAAATCTATTAAGTCAAATTTTTGGCTTTTCCCCATAGTCCAGAAATTTCCAGTTTGAAAGGAAACGGAATGTCGACACTTGGGACGGATAGCTTGGGTCCTTTTCTCACCAATCGATTTGGCGACCGCTATCTGCATGAAGTCAATCGCAGTGCATTCAATGAGGTGGGAAGCGACACCCTCTATCAGCAACGTTTTGAGAAAGGGATGTTCGCATCTGACACGCTGCATGTGGTCATCGGGACCGATTCCGGCCTTTTGCTCCGCTATCTCCAAAAGCGCAATCTGCCTGAAGGAAGCCGCTATCTGTTTGTCGAGTTGGACAAGGTCATAAATCGCCTGACCGCTGAAGGCCTTTTGGATGTCCTGCCCGGCAATGTTGCGATCACCACCGAAGAGTCTTTCTGGAAAAACGCTGAGGATTTTCAGATAACCAATTATTTTTACCTTGAATCCGTCAAGCTGTGGGAATCGGTTGCCACCATTGATGGCTACCTGCCGGACTACCGAAATATTTCCACCCGGATTCAGGGTCTCATCAAAAACAAAGCCTTCAATCTTTCCTCAAACATCAGCCTGCGCTCCTTTATCGCCCAGCAAATTGAGAACATCCCCGACAACCGGATTCCCGGGGCATTTCTCAAAGGCATGTTCAAGGGAAAAACTGCCGTCATTCTGGGCGGCGGACCTTCCCTCGATGAGTTGCTGCCGTGGGTATATGAACATCGCGACCAGATTGCCATTTTTGCCGTTTCGCGTATTTCTCGCCGACTCCTTGAATTCGGGTTGACACCACATTTTGTGTTAAGCGTCGACCCACAGGAGCACAGTTCCAACATCAGTCGCGAAATGCTCTTGTTCCCGGACGACACCATTTTCATCCACAACAACCATGTGGCCTCCCGATTACTGGCCCTCTGGAAAGGCCGCAGCATTTATCTCGGACTCAGGTTCCCATGGGAGACACCCCTGAACCATTTAAACATCCTGCCCTGGGGCCCGACCGTCACCAATACGGCACTGTGCGCCGTAACGGCAATGGGCTTTGGTCAGGCGATCCTTGTCGGGGTGGATTTATGCTACAGCCGCAACGGCATGACGCACGCTTTGGGAAGCTATGAGAGCGAGGCCGGACCAAAGCTCGACGACACGATTGTGGTAAAGACCAATTGTGGCGGTACGGCTGAAACCGACCCCGGCTATTTCAACGCCATCGCACAGTTGGCCGAGCAGGCCGCCGTGGCGATCAATAACGGCTGCAGAGTCATCTCGCCGGCAAAAGATGCCGCCCAGGTGCCTCATGTAGAGTTTGTACCCGCCGATACGATTACCATCCCCGAACCTTGCCTTTTCCCCAATAAAATCGTGGCGGACAGCATGCCTGAGAAAGACGCGACAGAACGTCGCGATGACATGCTTCATGTGTTGGGTGAACTTAACAGCGCAATCAAAAAAATGGGGGAAATACGCGCCCTGATAGTCGAGGCGTTAGAGTGTAACAATCGCCTGTTGACCCCTCAGGATACTAAGGTAGACGCCCCTTTAAAAAAGCGGCTGGCTCAGATTGATCAGATTTTAAACCGGGATTTTTCCCAATGGGTACCCTTGCTCAAACAATTTGGTATCCGCGATTTCCTGAAAATAACCAAAGGCGACACGGTACGAAAACTGAGCCCCCTGGAAACTCAAAATTCTTGGAGAGCCTATTACGATGCCTACCTGAAAAGCACCGATGAGATCACGGCTCTTCTGAATGCATCCATAAAACGCGCCCAATGCCGACTGGAAGAAGACGCTCCAAATCCGGATTTTCAGAAAATCTTTGATCAATGGTCTGAAAACAAACAAGCATGGCGGATCTTTGCTTTTAAACATCGTCGCTTGGACATGGCGTCTCAGATCCCCGCCCACTTGGCCGATCGCGTAAAAAAGTGGGAGGCAGACGGTTGGGCATGGTTAAAGGCAAGACTTGAAGGGAAAAAACCCGTACCGGCGCGATCGTTGGATGCCGTACTTGGCAAATCCCTGAATCTGTTCTTGCAACGGAACGTCGCGGGACTGGAACGTCTGATTTCTGGCCTGGCACAACATCCGGACCAGGCGCACGCCCAAGAGTTGCAAGCTCTGGCCAATGGCTACCGATTTGAATTAAATGACAAACTTGACCGCGCCCTGGAGTGCTATCAGGTTCTCATCAGTGAAACCTTTACGCCATTGACGGAGGAAGCCCTGAGGCGTATAGCGGTCATTTGCCTGGAGCAAAAAAATATGGAAATGGCCCAATTGGCGCTGGAATGCCTGAGCAATGCTTCGCTCAGCTATAAGCCCAAATATGCCGATCTGCTGGCGGCTCTGGGTCGCAGACAGGAGGCTGCCGACCTCTATACTGAATACCTTGAAGCTGTCCCTTCGGATGTGGGTGTGTTGATGAAATTAGGAAAAAACTATCGCACGATGGGTGCCGAAGACGCAGCTCGAACGGTTTTCAGCATGATCCTCGAGCAAGACCCAAATAACATGGCGGCGCAAACGCTTCTTCAGGAGAACTGATCCCGTGCTCAATAGCTCGTCCATCCTTGTCACTGGGGGAACCGGCTCGTTCGGTCGTCGGTTTGTGCAAACGCTCCTGACCCGCTTCCCCCAGGTCCGGCGGATTGTCGTCTTCTCACGCGACGAACTCAAGCAATATGAGATGGCGCAGGAGTTCCCCAAGGAGCGTTTCCCTCAGATTCGCTATTTCATCGGCGATGTTCGCGATGTCGACCGGTTGCGGCGCGCGATGGAAGGTATCGATATCGTGATTCATGCTGCGGCCCTCAAGCAGGTTCCGGTGGCGGAATATAATCCCTTCGAGTGTATCAAGACCAACGTTCTTGGCGCACAAAACGTTATTGAAGCCTGTTTTGATTCCAACGTCAAAAAGGTCGTGGCTCTCTCCACCGACAAAGCAGCCGCGCCCATCAATCTCTACGGTGCAACCAAACTTTGCTCAGACAAACTGTTTGTCGCCGCCAACCATATGCGCGGCAAGCGTGACATCAAGTTGTCCGTGGTACGCTACGGTAACGTCATGGGCAGCCGCGGCAGCGTCATCCCCTTTTTCATCCAAAAGCGGCGCGAAGGCGTGCTCCCCATCACCGACGAACGCATGACCCGCTTCAATATCACTCTCGACGAAGGGGTGGAATTAGTCCTGAGCGCCCTAAATCTCATGTGGGGCGGCGAAATCTTCGTTCCCAAAATCCCCAGCTATCGCATTACCGATCTAGCTCAGGCCGTCGACGGCAATTGCCGCACTGAAATCGTCGGTATCCGGCCCGGGGAAAAGCTCCACGAAGAAATGATCACCGAGACGGATTCTTTCAGCACCCTCGAATTTAAAGACTATTTTGTGATTTTGCCCTCCATGAGGCTTTGGGACGTGGATAAATTTATGGCCACGTTCAATGGTCGCCGTTGCCCGGATGGATTTTCCTACAACAGCGGCTCCAATAGCGAATGGCTCAGCGTCGAGCAGTTGCGCGATTTGATCCGCATCCATGTCGATCCGGAAGGCCACCGCCGCAAGGATGACTTTTTGTGAAATTTGCGCCAATCCCATACGGTCGCCAGGAGATAACGGCCGACGATATCGAGGCCGTTCAGGCGGTGCTGCAATCCGACTTTCTGACCCAGGGGCCGGTGGTGGAGGCGTTTGAGCAGGCGATCTCTGGCTATTGCCGCGCGGGTTACGGCGTGGCGACCAACAGCGCAACATCCGCATTACATCTGGCCTGCCTGGCCTTGGAGCTTGGTCCTGGCGATTGGCTATGGACCAGCCCCATCACTTTTGTGGCTTCAGCCAACTGCGGGTTGTATTGCGGGGCAAAGGTCGACTTTGTCGATATCAATCCACAGAACTACAATCTCTGCCCGCAAGCTCTCGAAAGCAAACTAAAGGACGCGAAGCAGCAAGGTCGGCTGCCCAAAGTTGTCGTTGCGGTGCACCTCGCCGGCCACCCCTGTGATATGCGCGCCATCCATGCCTTATCCGAGCAATACGGGTTTCGGATCATTGAAGATGCCTCCCATGCCGTTGGCGCATACGTCCTCAATGAACCGGTCGGCAGCGGACGCTTCAGCGACATCACCGTTTTCAGTTTTCATCCCGTCAAAATCATCACGACTGGCGAAGGAGGTATCGCGCTGACCAACAACCCCGACTGGGCCAGGCGGATGAGATTGCTGCGCAGCCATGGGGTGACGCGCGATCCTGATTGTATGGATCAGGCTCCGGACGGGCCCTGGTATTATCAGCAGGTCGATCTCGGGTTCAATTACCGCATGACGGATTTTCAGGCGGCGCTTGGCCTGAGTCAGTTGCAGCGGCTTGACGAATTTGTCTCCCGTCGCCAGGAGTTGGCGAAGCGCTATAGCCGGCTGCTTGCCCACCTACCTGTAACCCTTCCCCAGTTCAACCCAGAGACGCGATCGGCCTGCCATCTTTATATAATTCGGTTGCAGTTGGACCAAATCTTAGTTTCGCACCGAGCGGTGTTTGAGGAGCTTCGGACGCAAGGAATCGGCGTCAACCTTCACTACATTCCGGTCCATACCCAGCCCTATTATCGGACAATGGGATTTGCCCCAGGGGATTTTCCCCAGGCAGAAAAATATTATACCGAGGCGATGAGCCTGCCCCTGTTTCCAGGTATGTCGGATCAGCAACAGGATCGGGTCGTTACGGCATTGCAAAAGGCTCTCACGTTATGAACATCGCAGTGATACCCGCTCGCGGCGGCAGCAAGCGTATCCCGCGAAAAAATATTAAACCGTTCGGCGGAAAGCCGATGATTGCCTGGTCCATCGAGGCGGCGCGGGACAGCGGCTGTTTTGAGCGGATCATTGTCTCGACAGATGATCAAGAGATTGCTTCCGTCAGTGTAGCTTGCGGTGCCGAGGTGCCTTTTCTGCGACCTGCAAATTTGGCGGACGATCAGACCGGAACCGCCGCGGTGGTGCGACATGCCCTGCAATGGCTGCAGGGCCAGGGGCAGCAAGTGGCGTATGTCTGCTGTCTCTATGCCACTGCGCCCTTCGTTGCCCCGGATGATCTGAGAAAGGGGCTGGTTGCTTTGCAAAACGCTCCCGATAAGCACTATGCGTTCTCAGTCACCAGCTTTGCGTTTCCGATCCAGAGGGCCATTCGCATGCATCCGCAAGGCGGTGTCGAACCCTTCCAGCCGGAATGCATTCCCCTGCGCTCTCAGGATCTGGAAGAGGCCTACCATGACGCCGGCCAGTTTTACTGGGGGCGACCGGAAGCCTTTTTGTCAGGCATTTCGGTGTTTGCCCGTCATTCAATCCCCATCGTTCTGCCCCGCCACCGGGTGCAGGACATTGATACCCCTGAAGATTGGGTGCGGGCCGAATATCTGCACAAGGCCATGATGATGGCGGCGGAAGATGATGCGCATCGCAATCCGAGCTGATTCCTCAACACGCATTGGCAGCGGTCACATCATGCGCTGCCTGGCCCTGGCCGAAGCGTTGCGGCGCGAAGGGGCAAGGGTGGTTTTTCTCTGCCGGGAAGAAGCGGGGCATCTGGGGGAAGAAATCGCGCGGCGTGGATTTGAGCTGGTTTGGGTGGATGATTCGGGGCAGAACGACCCCGCGGGTCACCCTGTCAGAATGGCTGGTGGAATCGATCTGTTAATCGTCGATCATTACGCTCTTGGACATACCTGGGAAGAGGCCATGCGCCCCTTCGCCAGGGCCATCATGGTGATCGACGATCTGGCCGACCGGCCCCATGATTGTGATCTGCTGCTGGATCAGAATCTGCTGCCGGAGATGGAACGGCGCTATAAAAAGCTGGTGCCCGATGGCTGCCGGCTGCTGCTCGGTCTTGCTTATGCCTTGCTGCGGGAGGAATTTTACACGGCTGCGGCAACGGCGAAAGAGCGCAACCAGATTAACCATTTGCTGATTTTCTTCGGCGGCGGGGATCCCGACAATCTGACCGGACGCGCCCTGGGTGAATTGGAGAGCCTGTCCGTCACGGCCGATATCGTAATCGGTGGGGGAAATCCGCATCGCCGTGACCTTGAAGCGCGGTGCCGAGACAAATCCGATCGCTGGACCCTGCATGTCCAGACTGATCGGATGGCCGAACTGATGGCGCGCGCCGATCTGGCTCTGGGCGCAGGGGGAAGCACCCATTGGGAGCGCTGCCTGCTGGGCTTGCCAGCGCTGGTGGTGACGGTGGCGGACAACCAGGTGGCAACCACCCGGTTGCTCCATCAAAAAGGTGCTTGCCGCTGGCTGGGCACTATTGAAGATCTGCCCGTTGGAGCGTTTCGAGAGGCGATCAGCGATTTACTCGCCCATCCCCAACAACTGAGCATCATGAGTTGTGCGGCGCGCAAGATGGTTCCACCAGACGGCGGAACAGGCAAAGTTGTTGAAGCAATCAAAACTCTATTGAACGCAGAGAAAGTAGATTTGATCCGATAATGATCTTTTTTTGTATCAGCGGAAATCGGCGGCCAACCTGGTTGGGCTGGGGAGTCCCTCAATGAACGACATTCGCATCGGGCAACATCTCATCGGACCCGACCATCCCCCCTTTATTATTGCCGAGATGTCCGGCAACCACGGCCATGACCTCGACAAGGCGCTGCGCCTTGTCGAGGCCGCTGCTGCGGCCGGCGCACAGGCGCTCAAGCTGCAGACCTATACGGCCGATACCATGACCCTGGATATTCGTGAGGGGGAGTTTTTTATCGATGATCCAAGCAGCCTGTGGCGTGGACATTCTCTCTACGAACTCTATCAAAAAGCGCACACTCCCTGGGAATGGCATGCGCCTATCTTCGAACGGGCCTGCCAACTGGGGCTCGAAGTGTTCAGCACGCCATTTGATGCGAGCGCCGTGGAGTTTCTCGAATCCCTGGGTGTGCCCTGCTACAAGATCGCGTCCTTTGAAAACGGTGATCTTCCGCTGATCCGTCAGGTGGCTTCCACCGGCAAGCCGCTGATCATGTCCACCGGCACCGCAACCTTGGCGGAACTGGTTGAAGCTGTGGCGGCGGCGCGCGAGGCAGGTTGCCGCGAGTTGGTTCTGCTCAAATGCACCAGCAGCTATCCCGCCGAGCCGACCGATGCCCATCTCTTGACCTTGCCGCACATGGCGGAGTTATTTAACTGCCAGGCCGGCCTGTCCGATCACACTCTGGGGACGGCGGTGGCCGTGGCGAGTGTCGCTTTGGGGGCGCGGGTGATTGAGAAGCATTTCACCCTCGATCGCGCCGAAGCCGATGTGGATGCCGCTTTTTCACTGGAACCCCAAGAGTTCGCCCAATTGGTCAAGGATACGCACTTAGCCTGGCAAGCGCTGGGCAAGGTTCACTACGGACCGACGAACAAGGAAAAAAAATCTCGGCGCTTCCGCCGAAGTCTGTATATCGCTCGGGATATGGAAGCTGGGGAGCGGCTAACCCTTGAGAATCTGGCCTGCGTGCGCCCTGGCGAAGGCCTGGCGCCGCGCTATCTGGAGACCGTGCTCGGACGGACCGTAAATCGCGCCGTCAAAAAAGGTACGCCCTTGAGTTGGAAATTAATCTGAGTATGAATCAAGACTATCTGGTCGCCACTATCAAGCCCTGGAACCTCGCAGCCTTTGAGCGCCACAGGCCGAGTCTGCCTGGACGCTGGCATTTGGCGGAAACACCGGATCAACTCAGCCAACTTCTTACACAAGGCTTAAGGCCCCGCTACATTTTTTTCCCGCACTGGTCGTGGAAGGTTCCAGCGGCCATTACCGAAAATTATGAGTGTGTCTGTTTCCACATGACCGACGTTCCCTTCGGCCGCGGCGGCAGTCCGCTGCAAAATCTCATCGCCCGGGGTATTGAACAGACCAGGCTGTCAGCCCTGCGCATGGTGCAGGAACTGGATGCCGGTCCCGTCTATATAAAAAATGACCTGTCCCTGCAAGGCAGCGCTCAAGAGATCTTTGCCCGTGCCGCCGAACAGGTGTATACCCTCATTCGTTGGATTGTCGCCAACGAACCGCAGCCACTTCCTCAGGAAGGCGAAGCGGTCGTTTTTTCTCGCCGCACTGCAGCCCAGAGCCGCCTGCCCGAAGCGGGCACTTTGCGACAGCTCTACGACCATATTCGCATGCTTGATGCCGAAGGCTATCCCGTTGCGTTTCTCGACTATGGTCCTTGGCGCCTCGAATTGCGTGATGCACACCTGGACGGCAAGGAAGTGCAGGCACGCATCACCATCACGATCCGTGAGGAGTCCTAGACGATGGCCCTTCCGGTCTGTGGCGTGCGTCCATTAACACAAGAAGATCTTGAACAGGTGCGTAGCTGGCGCAACCAGGAGCGCATCCGAAATAACATGTACAACAGCGAACCGATCAGCGCCGCGCAGCAGCAGGCCTGGTTTGAAGGGCTTCAAGGTGATGCCTCGCGGAACTACAGCCTGTTTCTGCAAGACGATACCCCCACCGGTTGCCTTTACTATACCTCCATCGACAGCGGTAAAGCGCAATTGGGTTACTATCTGGGCGAGGAGCGGGTCTGGCCGGGCACCGGCCTGCTTTTGGAGCTGACGGCATTGGATTATGCTTTTCAGAAACTTGGTCTCAAAACCCTATTGGCCGAAGTTCTCGCTTTCAACAGCGCCCCTCAGAAAATCCACGACCTGTTCGGGTTTGAGCGGATCGGCACACGACCCACAGAAATCGTTCGCGACGGCGAGCCGGTCATAGCGGTGCTGTTTCGTTATGAGCGCGAGACTTGGTGCGCGCAGCGTAGCGAAATCCTCGCGCGGCTACCCCGTCAGATCCGCGCGGCGGCTGCCCTGTTAAGATATTGATTTTTCCTTGAAAAGGATTTGGATGTGACCGTGAAAGAAACCATCATAGAGCTGATGCGCGAGGTGGCCGAGGCCACCGACGCCGAACTGGTGGCCGACCTCAACGATGAGACGATACTGCTACAGAGCGGCCTCGATTCCCTCGGCTTTGCCATTCTGGTTGCGCGCCTCGAAGAACAATTGGGCTATGATCCCTTCACCCTCATGGAGGAGCCCTTCTATCCGCACAACCTTGAGGAGTTTGTCTCCATTTATGTACGCTTCGCCCCCTGACAATAGCCTGAATCTGCTTGATGTCCTCGGTGCGCTGCCTCAGAAGCGGCCACTGCTGCACACAGGCAACGAGAGCCTGAGCATCGCTGATGTCGTGGCGCGGGCTCTTGCGCTTCGCGCGGCGCACGCCGATGGGGGGGATAACGTTAGAGTGCTATACGGTCTAGCTCCGCTGGATCTGCTTGTGCAACTCGTAGCTTGGGACGGCTTCTGCCGTCGTTTGGTGCTTCTACCGTCAAGCCTGGCGCCTCACATCGCCATGCAACTGTCGGCAGAGTTGCCACCAAATCCGGACACGGCATCGACCCAATGGCTGCTGGCCACCTCAGGAACCACGGGCCTGCCCAAACTCATTGTCCACACGCTGGCAAGCCTCAGTCGGAGCCTCAAGCGCGACCCGCAGGCCGGAGGCAACTATCGCTGGGGGCTCGTTTACGATCCCTGCCGTTTCGCCGGATTGCAAGTTGTTTTGCAGGGGTTTTTTTCCGGATCCGAACTGGTACTTACCTCTCCCGAAAATTTCGACGAGCAAGTGGACACCCTCGTGGCAAATGACATCAATGCCTTGTCAGCAACGCCCACCTTGTGGCGCAAATTTGTCATGGATGGCCGCCTGAGCAAATGCCCCCTTCGGCAGCTCACCCTCGGCGGCGAAATCGTCGACCAGAAGCTTCTCGATCATCTGCGCCGGAACTTCCCTG
Proteins encoded in this region:
- the pseI gene encoding pseudaminic acid synthase, with amino-acid sequence MNDIRIGQHLIGPDHPPFIIAEMSGNHGHDLDKALRLVEAAAAAGAQALKLQTYTADTMTLDIREGEFFIDDPSSLWRGHSLYELYQKAHTPWEWHAPIFERACQLGLEVFSTPFDASAVEFLESLGVPCYKIASFENGDLPLIRQVASTGKPLIMSTGTATLAELVEAVAAAREAGCRELVLLKCTSSYPAEPTDAHLLTLPHMAELFNCQAGLSDHTLGTAVAVASVALGARVIEKHFTLDRAEADVDAAFSLEPQEFAQLVKDTHLAWQALGKVHYGPTNKEKKSRRFRRSLYIARDMEAGERLTLENLACVRPGEGLAPRYLETVLGRTVNRAVKKGTPLSWKLI
- the pseH gene encoding UDP-4-amino-4,6-dideoxy-N-acetyl-beta-L-altrosamine N-acetyltransferase gives rise to the protein MALPVCGVRPLTQEDLEQVRSWRNQERIRNNMYNSEPISAAQQQAWFEGLQGDASRNYSLFLQDDTPTGCLYYTSIDSGKAQLGYYLGEERVWPGTGLLLELTALDYAFQKLGLKTLLAEVLAFNSAPQKIHDLFGFERIGTRPTEIVRDGEPVIAVLFRYERETWCAQRSEILARLPRQIRAAAALLRY
- a CDS encoding acyl carrier protein, which codes for MTVKETIIELMREVAEATDAELVADLNDETILLQSGLDSLGFAILVARLEEQLGYDPFTLMEEPFYPHNLEEFVSIYVRFAP
- a CDS encoding ANL family adenylate-forming protein codes for the protein MYASPPDNSLNLLDVLGALPQKRPLLHTGNESLSIADVVARALALRAAHADGGDNVRVLYGLAPLDLLVQLVAWDGFCRRLVLLPSSLAPHIAMQLSAELPPNPDTASTQWLLATSGTTGLPKLIVHTLASLSRSLKRDPQAGGNYRWGLVYDPCRFAGLQVVLQGFFSGSELVLTSPENFDEQVDTLVANDINALSATPTLWRKFVMDGRLSKCPLRQLTLGGEIVDQKLLDHLRRNFPAARITHIYASTEAGVGFAVTDGRAGFPLAFVTEGIGCTKLRIDDRGHLWLRPPMSPTIDQEGYIDTGDRVEVRGDRVYFLGRYNGVINVGGNKVHPERVEEVLRELPQILEVRVSGKKNPLIGELVVADVVPRGAPGDETLRRDILSHCRRHLEPWQVPAMVRFVPQIGILPAGKLNRTGA